In Sphaeramia orbicularis chromosome 10, fSphaOr1.1, whole genome shotgun sequence, the following proteins share a genomic window:
- the LOC115426626 gene encoding non-histone chromosomal protein HMG-14A-like isoform X2 yields MPKRKHGGEGGEKEEPQRRSARLSAKPAPPKPEPKVKKAAKKEKAVNDKKEDKKTKKAKENAEAEANEENHSENGEAKTNEVEAAPEEAKEEAKSE; encoded by the exons ATGCCCAAGAGAAAG CATGGAGGTGAAGGAGGCGAAAAGGAGGAG ccCCAGAGGAGATCAGCTCGGTTATCAGCG AAACCGGCCCCACCCAAGCCGGAACCAAAGGTCAAGAAGGCAGCAAAG AAAGAGAAGGCTGTGAACGATAAGAAGGAGGACAAGAAGACCAAGAAGGCAAAGGAGAACGCCGAGGCAGAGGCCAACGAGGAGAACCACTCTGAGAACGGAGAGGCCAAGACCAACGAG GTGGAGGCGGCTCCCGAGGAGGCCAAGGAGGAGGCCAAGTCCGAGTAG
- the LOC115426626 gene encoding non-histone chromosomal protein HMG-14A-like isoform X1, which produces MPKRKQHGGEGGEKEEPQRRSARLSAKPAPPKPEPKVKKAAKKEKAVNDKKEDKKTKKAKENAEAEANEENHSENGEAKTNEVEAAPEEAKEEAKSE; this is translated from the exons ATGCCCAAGAGAAAG cAGCATGGAGGTGAAGGAGGCGAAAAGGAGGAG ccCCAGAGGAGATCAGCTCGGTTATCAGCG AAACCGGCCCCACCCAAGCCGGAACCAAAGGTCAAGAAGGCAGCAAAG AAAGAGAAGGCTGTGAACGATAAGAAGGAGGACAAGAAGACCAAGAAGGCAAAGGAGAACGCCGAGGCAGAGGCCAACGAGGAGAACCACTCTGAGAACGGAGAGGCCAAGACCAACGAG GTGGAGGCGGCTCCCGAGGAGGCCAAGGAGGAGGCCAAGTCCGAGTAG